TGTGAAATCTACGGCTTCGAGTCTTCGAGTTGTAACTGTGAATTCGGCAACACCTATATCAGCTTCTCCGGAGATTAATTGACCGATCACACCGCTCCAAGTTTCATTTTCCTTGTTCCAACTGCCATAAGCATCGACAGGTTCTAATATTTCGATGGTAAAGTTTATCATCTTGCTTAATTCCATAACTATTTCACCGAGTAACATATTaagcttattattttttagtcCGATAAAAGGAGAATcctataataaattgatattatcttattcttattcatacgcataaataaatagatatacatatataaattgttacaaaaattttcatcgaattaaatcgaatacCTTGACCCAACCAACGCGTAAAACTTTTCCAAAAAGATCGTTTCTTCGCGTATAAAGGCtcatatttgttattaaagaaAACTCCTTCCTAGATTCCCAAATGGCGTAATTCGATGTTATTGTATCGTTTCCTTGTATCGAATACCTTTAacgcataaaataaaataattaaatgtgtaatataaatagtatcaaaaaaaaggagaaagaaaaaaaagaaaaaaagaaaaaagaaagaaacgtgacGTTCtcatagataaaatataatatgtaccaTTCCTTTAATATCATTTCGTCGTAGCAAAGTATCAACATCTCGGTATCGAAGTTCAAATTGAAGATATTACCGATAggatttttgcaaaatttttcCAACGGATTATCTGGCGTTTCAACGAATAACACGAACCAAATGTAGAGGCTAACGTCGATTTTTTTGGTTACCTTTGAAAATTCTTCGAGATTTTCCCAagtcgaaataattataacgaacAATGGTCTTGATATCTGATAGTATCTCATTTTCTCGAGTTCGGCGAAATCGATACTCGTTGAAAGGATTCCTTGTCGAGAAATTTCACGAGACCACGAGTGTAACATAGTTGATATCTGTAGATCTATCGAATCACATTCTtaactattaatatataatatatacgcacacaaacacacgcatatatatatttatatatgtatatattaattgttaactattaaaatcatatatacatatatatatgtgtatatatatatatatatatatatatgtatatatatatatatatatatattaatcacgCTTACTATCGGAATGACCACTATCCACAAAAAACACAGAGGATGATCCATAAGAAGCGTAAACCTTCGTAATAAGCAAAAGGTAATCTTGACTGGTCGCGTTTAAACCAATAACCAACTTTTTAccaaacaatattataacaacgaataaaacgagaaaaattctTGGAGACATCCTAGTCTCATGACTTAGATTTACTTATCGAACTTATTCCATTTTATACGCGTATAATTCACGTTTCATATTTCcgattaataattcttataaattcGAAGAAATGGAAGAGGCAAAACAAGAGGGTAAGAAAACggacgagagaaaaacaagTAAACAAACATACGACAgtacgtacacatacgtatgtacctacgaacgaacaaaacgaaacgaaacaaaacaaaacaaaaaaaggaaagcaaagaCGGAGATAAGAAGGAAGTGTCCACTGACAAGGTCCCAGTGTACTACGAACACGTGATTGAAACGACTGAAAGGCGATTGTCGTACTTCCACGCTCGATATTATCTTCTTACGACTATCTCTACCTCCGAGGTATTACTGAGGGTATTACCACGGTTTTGTTCCTTGATCGCACGCCTTTTACATTATGCATTACTATCGTATactatcgtatatatacaatatatgcgtatatatgtatatatgtatgtatgtatgtatgtatgtatgtattatatatgtagaatatattatgtatatatatatatacacacatctcTCTTACCGTCCATGTATATTTGCGTTTGTTGTTGCGTTTCTGTACAAATAACGTGGAGATCAGTCGAGGATAAAGCTGCCTATCAGGAAAATTACGAGCAAGCTGTGAATTATTTCCAACGTCTGGTGGTGGCTAACACTATCACATCGGGAACGCCATTCACATTTTACGCTGCTACAATTACGATCGTCGTTAATGTTAACCTGACCGTCGTCGACCGCATAATAGAGACCACCGGACACATACGGGAGAAAATAGGGGAGAAAAACAGttggtagaaaaaaaaagaaaaatggagagaaaaaatggaaaaaagaaaggaaagagagagaaagagagagagagagggaaaattcTAATCTCCTTTTCTTGGAATTCCGTAGGACGTATGTATAAGATACATGAAACTTGTCATATGTTTTAAACTTCTAACATCACCCGATATTTTCCTTCGTCGCAACACATGTAAATATAGATAcgtccttcgttttcttttttcaaaagaattgCGGTTTGGGTTCTCGTGTTTCTTATTTCGTGGAGAGCTAGAAATGCATGGATAGGGAAAGTAACttttcgaaatgatttttaaaatcatcacAGCCTAATGACGTAGTTCCTTTATtgaacatatatgtatgtatgtatgtatgtatgtaaaattaaattgaaatcttCGCTACGACCGAAAGTACATATCCAATggtaaacattattatttccgCAGCGACTTTTTTCCATATCCGTTTTTTATAATCACCCATTTACTACGcgcaaaatataatttttctacgataaaCACGCATAGACTGAGAAAAACGCCTATTTCGAGAAACGATAATATCGGTATGATACTCCAAACTTGCACGGCATTTAAGCCTATcttctttttgcattttttattattggaaTTGCTCTGTGAATTCAACTGTCTTATCATACCGTTTctcataaatttaaataaactgaaacgttaagaaatatttaaaattttatgaaaattataaagtagTTCGCATCCTTTTGATATCACATTACACTCACTGATGATTTATCAGACTGAGAAATTGATTCTTTTTCGACCACATCAGTGATACACTATCTATGTGACCAAGATTAATGTGCACGATATTGCAAGGTATTTCAGGATCTAAAACGTTTCTTACTTCGGTCGATACGTACATCGCTATATTATGCTCGTTACAAAGCtgcaaattattatacattatttatatatgtatatatgtgtatacatatatgtttatttatttcatatatagcaatgtaataattattgttcatatgtctttcttttcttttcttttttttctctctctctcataattACCTGAAAAAAGCCGTCCAGAGGTGTCGGTGGTAAACGCTCTTCAGCAATCATAAAAGACATAACTTTCTTTGCCAATGGTTGCTTggaattctataaaaatttattttcaacaatttcACCTTTTatggataaatatattaaataaatcagaataagtaatatatacagatatgttctctctctttctttgctaTTTACTTACTACTTTTTCTCggttgataaatatttaaaaaagtgaaaaaaagtagagaggTATGTACACAGAAtgctttctaaattttttttatattaataatttttaaatttaaactttctaaattgttttaaaatttaatatcgtgtggaattaagaaaaaaaaaatgtaaaattaattctttttcctttttcttcctttttttttttttttaatagtaataaaataaaaatattgcattAAAATATTCCTTTAAAATAACTTACGGCAAATACGTCGTACTCCAAACTGTCCTTGGCCGTTATTAATTTGTATGTACCATCTTGTACAAATTCTTCTAATGAAACGAATGGTAAACGATGTACAACGTTCGTCAAAAAGGATATCAAAGAGGCCGAATAAGCCGATGAGACGACTAAAGCCAAAAGAAACAATGATATGTATGCCAATCTGAGCGATGATCTTTGAggaaattctaaaaaaaaaagaagggaaaagaagaaaagataaaagaaaattttcaattcgacagagatatatagatataatatatacagaaacaaacgtatatatgtgtgtacatattttCACTATTAATTTACCAACGAGTCCCTGTTGACAAAATATTCCCCAAATTTGTAGATAAGATTCCGATATCAGCGACGCGTAGTTACTCTGATTCAATGTAATTTTCATCCAGACCAACAAAATCGGCGTagtgaaaattaaaatgattaaagcGATCCAGAGTTTGTAACTGAAtgcctaaaaaaaaaaaaagaaaaaagaagaggaagagaaaataacaaaacaaacatGAGTAAATGTAAAATGGCAaagatcgttattattattactatattagtTTAAAAACAAGagataaacaataatatatttacgcGAAAATAATTAGACCATTCAATGTTCAAAGCATCTGGTTCTTTGATGTACAATGAGAAAGATGATAGAATGAAAGGTATAGTAAAGTCAACAACGTCGAGTCTTGCACTACTCATGGAGACATAAGACATAGAAATTTGTGCTCGATTTTCTATCAATTCGCCAACAGCACCGTTCCATTGGTTATATTTAGCGTTCCATCTACCATTCGATACAGTATTATTGACAATggcaaatgaaaaattgacCAATCTGCTAAgctcgattaatattttaccaCAGGATCCAGATAGATTACCATCGCCATCTATATCGATGAAAGGATTGTTCTgaaatgcatacatacgtatttatatatatatattttttattttttacatatatattttatattacatatatatatataattttataaaataaatatatattttttttttgttttttttaattatgtaatatctacttatatatatatatatatatatatatatatatatatatatatatatatatatatatatgaataaaaaaaagaattcttcatataatcataataatcaatcacattaactatattatataatatttaccatatcattaattaaattaaataatatttcacttaattatataatatcattatcatatatatatattttctttttctttttttctgttatgtaatatttacttACCATCACAAAAACGGCTGGTAGAACTAAACCGTCCAAACTGTTCCTCCTCTCGTATAAAC
This window of the Vespula vulgaris chromosome 6, iyVesVulg1.1, whole genome shotgun sequence genome carries:
- the LOC127064871 gene encoding glutamate receptor U1-like isoform X1, with product MSSLKNLLIILLVFDILRTGDSLDHKINYLSHIIDISKFYKTYSIFFLYAQTSQDIGFSRVIHRWICELSRDGFMSIGIEISNIRDTSYYENRIVRPLFVVFLTDEKSIKTFSNNTRNFDMSFAYWYVIFLPGYNQNDYCPIPKGNPFNVLFNTEMLVSCPKDRIMREWYSLWPNQTKVFELAKWEPNKKLTFLTELSLYERRNSLDGLVLPAVFVMNNPFIDIDGDGNLSGSCGKILIELSRLVNFSFAIVNNTVSNGRWNAKYNQWNGAVGELIENRAQISMSYVSMSSARLDVVDFTIPFILSSFSLYIKEPDALNIEWSNYFRAFSYKLWIALIILIFTTPILLVWMKITLNQSNYASLISESYLQIWGIFCQQGLVEFPQRSSLRLAYISLFLLALVVSSAYSASLISFLTNVVHRLPFVSLEEFVQDGTYKLITAKDSLEYDVFANSKQPLAKKVMSFMIAEERLPPTPLDGFFQLCNEHNIAMYVSTEVRNVLDPEIPCNIVHINLGHIDSVSLMWSKKNQFLSLINHHLFKFMRNGMIRQLNSQSNSNNKKCKKKIGLNAVQVWSIIPILSFLEIGVFLSLCVFIVEKLYFARSKWVIIKNGYGKKSLRK
- the LOC127064871 gene encoding glutamate receptor U1-like isoform X2; amino-acid sequence: MREWYSLWPNQTKVFELAKWEPNKKLTFLTELSLYERRNSLDGLVLPAVFVMNNPFIDIDGDGNLSGSCGKILIELSRLVNFSFAIVNNTVSNGRWNAKYNQWNGAVGELIENRAQISMSYVSMSSARLDVVDFTIPFILSSFSLYIKEPDALNIEWSNYFRAFSYKLWIALIILIFTTPILLVWMKITLNQSNYASLISESYLQIWGIFCQQGLVEFPQRSSLRLAYISLFLLALVVSSAYSASLISFLTNVVHRLPFVSLEEFVQDGTYKLITAKDSLEYDVFANSKQPLAKKVMSFMIAEERLPPTPLDGFFQLCNEHNIAMYVSTEVRNVLDPEIPCNIVHINLGHIDSVSLMWSKKNQFLSLINHHLFKFMRNGMIRQLNSQSNSNNKKCKKKIGLNAVQVWSIIPILSFLEIGVFLSLCVFIVEKLYFARSKWVIIKNGYGKKSLRK